In Pseudomonadota bacterium, one DNA window encodes the following:
- a CDS encoding DUF2293 domain-containing protein yields MIQKKDKPEELTVFISSRDSICDECGSELGKGAWITLQGADRKAACLSCADLDHLVFLPSGDAALTRRSRKYSRLATVVVKWSRARKRYERQGLLVENESIEQAEKECKADVGQRELRRAQAAVRRAELDEEYLGAFANRVRELFPGCPAGREKFIAEHACRKYSGRVGRSSSAKALDEEAVRLAVVAHIRHQETDYDELLLRGDDRVSAREQVRARIDGVLQRWQAAGS; encoded by the coding sequence ATGATTCAGAAAAAGGACAAACCGGAAGAATTGACGGTCTTTATCTCTTCCCGGGATTCGATATGCGATGAGTGCGGGTCCGAGCTTGGCAAAGGTGCCTGGATAACCCTGCAGGGCGCGGACCGAAAGGCTGCGTGCTTAAGTTGTGCCGACTTGGACCATCTGGTCTTTCTACCTTCCGGAGATGCGGCGCTCACCCGGCGCTCTCGGAAGTATTCAAGGCTTGCCACAGTTGTGGTGAAATGGAGTCGAGCCCGGAAACGTTACGAGCGGCAGGGCCTGCTGGTCGAAAACGAGTCCATAGAACAGGCGGAAAAGGAATGCAAGGCCGATGTGGGTCAGCGGGAGTTGCGCCGGGCGCAGGCTGCGGTCCGAAGGGCCGAGCTTGACGAAGAGTACCTTGGCGCCTTTGCCAACCGGGTCAGGGAATTATTCCCGGGTTGCCCGGCAGGGCGGGAAAAGTTCATTGCCGAACATGCCTGCCGCAAATACAGCGGTCGGGTCGGTCGCAGTTCCTCAGCCAAAGCGCTTGACGAAGAAGCGGTGCGGCTGGCTGTCGTCGCCCATATCCGCCATCAGGAAACAGACTATGACGAACTTCTCCTTCGGGGGGACGACAGGGTGTCAGCGCGTGAACAGGTGCGCGCCCGGATTGACGGCGTTTTGCAGAGGTGGCAGGCAGCCGGATCATAA